A region of the Lysobacter sp. K5869 genome:
CTAAGCATCGCAGCGGTGTTGCGGAACCTACGCACGGAAACCTTGAGCATTTCCCTTCTTCCCATAGTCGCCGCGTCGTTGCGGCGACGACATGAACGCTTCGTCCTGCCAGAACATCAAGCGCTGAATTGCTCAGTTCAGAGGGTGGACGGCGGCGAGACAGGAATGTTGAAGAGGGAATACCCCAGCGCCCGCCTAGGCGCTGGGGTACGTCCTCTCCAGATTTCAGCGGCGGGGTAGGCTTGCGATTACGCTCCGCATCAGTTCTCGCGCGTCCAGGTGTTGGTCCAGATCGATTCCCGCGTGTTCGCACAGCAGCGTCAGGATGTCGAAACATTGCTCGGCCAGATTCTCGGCGGCCCGCGCCTCTTCATGGCTGAGGGAAAATGTCTCGTCCTCATCTCCCGTAACCATCTCTTCGATGGTGTTCCTGCAGTCGGTGAGGTCGATCAGCGTGTTGTGGAACTTGCAGTAGGACATATTGGGCATGTCTGTATTCCGGTAGTCGCCGCGTCGTTGCGGCGACGACATGAACGCTTCTTTCCGCATGGAAGCCAAGCAGAACGAGCGCTGTTCGCGTTCGCAGACAGAGTTCTGACAGCTTCGGCTGAGGCCGCGCCTACTCCGGCAGTTGTCCGAGCGCTTGCTCCAATCCGCTGACTGCGAAGCTGATGCCGTGCTGGTACTCGGCGTCGCGCGGCCGGAACACGTACAAACGCTCGACCAGATCCCGGGCCTGCTCCACCCACTGACGCGGCGTCAGCGTTGGCCGGCACGCGAGATAGGCTTCAATTTGGCCGGCCGCACCGGTGAACGCGGCGCTGACGACCTCGTTTCTCCGCTTTGCCCGCCGCCCTCTAAAGCCGCCCCGCACACGCCGCTCCCACGCATGCAGTTCTTCGTCCGCAGCGCGAACCCTGCCGCAAAGCTCAGGTGGTTCAACACGCCGCGCGCGGTCCAACCGCGACCACGGCACCAGAAATCGCGCCAGCGCCTCGCAAGCTTGCGTAGTGCAGGTGCCGTACTCCCACACCGGCTCCAGATCGGTCGGCGCGTCTTCGACCAACCATCGAATCCGTTTTGGCAGCGTGCCCAGAGTAAATATTGCGTCCTGTACCTCTTGCACTTTGCGTCCTCTTGTCACCGCCTCTTGCGGCACGGCATGAACGCTTCAATTTCGGCAGAAGCCAAGCACCGCCGACATCATTTGGACAGGCACCAGACATCTTCGCTGTGAGCTGTCCGTTAGCTGTCCGGCAGCACCTGGAAGCCGAGCCTTCCGAGAGAAGCGCTTGGCTTCTGCCCAAATGGAAGCGTTCATGCGTCCACCCAACGCGGCCAAGGAGGCCATCATGAACGACGCACTATTCGCGGAAATCGCCCTGGAACATATCGGGATTACCACGCTGGAAAGTCGTAAGCGCGACGATCTGGACTTCTACAGCGTCGCGGTCTGGGAAGTTCGCGACGTCATGCGGTCCGCGTATCTGGCCGGATACGCCGCCGCGCTACGCGCAGCGCAGGGAGCCGGACCAGCATTGCCCACAGAGCGCCACACCTTGACGGGCGAAGCATGGCTGGGCGCGGGCGAAGCGAGCGACTACGGCGACGATCCGAACGCCTACACGGTAACCACGCTACCTATTCCCGAGGTGGAGCTGCTGAGTTACCGATGGCAGGAGCGACGCGCTTGCGATGTGCTGATCCCACGCGCCATCCAGCAACGCCGCATCGACTAAGGCGCATCGCCGCTAAAGCCCCCGCCCGCGCGGGGGTTTTTTGTTCCGCGCCAAGAAGCTGTCCGACACCTGTCCGTGAATGAGAACGGTCGTTCTTCATCGTAGAAACCGCTTGGCTTCCTTGGCGAAGGAAGCGTTCATGCGTCCACACCAACGCGGCCACGGAGGCCAAACGCAATGACCACCAAAGACGAACTGAACGACATCTTGCGCGGCATGCCTGCGCATGAGCGCGCCATCTTGGCAGCACTGGATGGGCGCACCCCCTGGGAGCTTGCATGCGCCGAACAGAAGCGGCGCGCGGCCATGACGCTCCACAGGTTCAGCAGCGAAATGATCAACGAAATCGTCAGCGGGCGAATCGACTTGCCCAAGGCCGCGCGCGATGCCGGCGGCGAGTAAGGGGCACACCCGCCCGGTAGATGCCGAGCGTCCCAACCCCGAAGACCTCTGGTTCTTGAAGGCAACGGCGGCGACGGTTCTCGTCGCCGCCGCCAACGGAACCCTCGACCTCAACCAACTGGCGCGCGACGAACTGATCCGTCGCGGGCTGGACCCCAGCGGCGAATGGGTTGGTCCCCGCCGCGCTCAAGAACTGCACCACTCCACCCAACAAGGAGCTTGACCATGACCACCATCGAACTCTCCGGCAACCAGCGCACCGTCCTCGAAATGGCCCGCGATACCGGCGGCTACATCGAGCACTACCCCACCGGCTTGCTGGGCGGCGCCCGCACCAGCGTCGTGCGCGCTCTGCTGCGCAACGAACTGGTCGAAGCCCACGATGCCGGCTACCGGATCACGACGGCCGGCTACGCGGCCATCGGCGTCGAGCCCCCGATGGATGCCGACACCACCGGAACAGAGGCGCCCGCCACGCAGAACCTCAGCGAACCGAGCGCTCCCGGCCTCCCGGAGGAGACCGCGAGCAGCGCACCGGTCGCGCCGAGCAAGCGCGAGCGCGCCGCGCGCGGCGACACCAAGCTGACCACGGTCGTCGGCCTGCTGATGCGCCCCGAAGGCGCCACCATCGCGCAGATCATGGCCGCGACGGATTGGCAGCAACACTCGGTACGCGGGTTCCTTGCCGGCACCGTCAAGAAGAAGGGTTACACGCTGACCAACAGCAAGGAAGGCGACGGTGAGCGGGTGTATCGCATTGCGACCGAGGAGGCGCTGGGCGCACCCGCCGACGTCACCGCGCACGGCGACGAGGAAGAGTAAGGACCGCAGCGAGCCGGACAAGTGTCCGGCTCGCTGTCTAGTAGCAGTCTCACAACTAAGATCATCGAGAATGCTGCGCGCATCGCTTGATGTTCTTTCGAATTGAAGCGTTCATGTCCTCCCAACCACGGAGTACCACGATGATTAACGTTACCCCGCAGACCGGACCGGATGAACTGCTCGCAGTGCTTGACGCTCGCATCCTCGATGCGGTCGAAGATACGTTGTCTAACGACGAGGACTCGACGGACGCGGAAGTGGGTCAGTACCTGATGGACCTCGGACTGAGCGAGATGCAAGCCAAGCGCGCGCTGTGTTACCGCACGCTGTACAGCCTCAACCTTTGGGTCGGCGATTGCACACCGATTCGGTCCAGCACCCGCTTACGCTACGACGGCGAGAGCGGTCAGTTTGTAATCGCCTGATTACCTCGCTGCCGCGCCTTGCGCGGCGGCCTTCCTGTCCGACCGCTTAGCGCGTGAGGACGCACCGCGCTAACACCCTTGGATTCCGCCCCGAAGGAAGCGCTCATGGGCCTCCTAACACAAGAGGCCACCATGACCAGCCGAATCCTTCCGCCCTACCAGCTGCAGATACGATTCAGCCATAACCCTCGCAACGCCAGAGCGATGATGCGTGAGTTGAGCGCCTACTACATCGAACCCGAGTTGGCGTGGGTCATCGAGCAAAAGACGATGACGCAGACCGAGTACCGGGGCTTTGAGCGCGACTTTACCCAGCCCCAGTATTG
Encoded here:
- a CDS encoding DUF3489 domain-containing protein; this encodes MTTIELSGNQRTVLEMARDTGGYIEHYPTGLLGGARTSVVRALLRNELVEAHDAGYRITTAGYAAIGVEPPMDADTTGTEAPATQNLSEPSAPGLPEETASSAPVAPSKRERAARGDTKLTTVVGLLMRPEGATIAQIMAATDWQQHSVRGFLAGTVKKKGYTLTNSKEGDGERVYRIATEEALGAPADVTAHGDEEE